A genomic window from Anticarsia gemmatalis isolate Benzon Research Colony breed Stoneville strain chromosome 24, ilAntGemm2 primary, whole genome shotgun sequence includes:
- the LOC142983741 gene encoding general odorant-binding protein 69a-like: MIATVLRLALAAACVAAAAAGVQMDEEMAELARMVRESCAGETGVDVALVDKVNAGAELPPDDKLKCYIKCTMETAGMMSEGEVDVEAVLALLPPDMSAHNGPALRACGTQRGADHCDTAFRTQVCWQNANRADYFLI; encoded by the coding sequence ATGATCGCGACGGTGCTGCGGctggcgctggcggcggcgtgcgtggcggcggcggcggccggcgtGCAGATGGACGAGGAGATGGCGGAGCTGGCGCGCATGGTGCGCGAGAGCTGCGCCGGCGAGACGGGCGTGGACGTGGCGCTCGTGGACAAGGTCAACGCCGGCGCCGAGCTGCCGCCCGACGACAAGCTCAAGTGCTACATCAAGTGCACCATGGAGACGGCCGGCATGATGTCGGAGGGCGAGGTGGACGTGGAGGCGGTGCTGGCGCTGCTGCCGCCCGATATGTCGGCGCACAACGGGCCGGCGCTGCGCGCGTGCGGCACGCAGCGCGGCGCCGACCACTGCGACACCGCCTTCCGCACGCAGGTCTGCTGGCAGAACGCTAACAGGGCAGACTACTTCCTCATATAG